The segment ACCGCGTTTTCAATGATGATGATGTTATTCTTTCTTAATCGACTCGCTTCTTTGGCCTCGCTAGCAGAACATGCAACAGTAATTCCTCCAAGGTTAGTGCCAAACTTTTCAATATAGAAATACATTAATTGTTTCAGAGACCGAACGTTTAATTGCAAAAAGCCAAAGCCCCGGGGCGAATAAAATACTTTAATTTTTTTCCCCAAAACCATACGATTGGCTAACCTACCGATCAATCCAGCTTTAGAGGAATGAAGGTGAAGGATATCTGGATTTACCTTTTTTAAAATTTTGCGCATCTCAAATAGCCCCAATAAATCACGATATGGTGCTATCTGTCTGACGAGATTAATTCTGATGGTCTGTATCCGCGGGTCTAATTTGGCACTAAAATCTGATGGAGTTTCCTGCCTCATTGAGTAAGCCAGAAATACATCGTTCTGATCGAAAACCTGCACATTACATAATTGAGAAACAGAAGTTAAAACTCCTCCGGCAAAGCTTTCTACCACATGAAGTACCCTCAACTTTCTGACCCTGATTCTCTCTTCAGCAAGAAACTATTTTGTATCTTTTGGATTGTTTTAATTAAGCGAAGCGTAACAATAATATATGCAGAAACATAAAACAATGCATAAAAAACGACAACCCAATCAAGTTTCCCAAAAATAACTCCTAGTAAAACAGCTGGCATTAGGAATCCTGTTACTCCAAGATTTGCACCAACTCGCTTATGAGCTTTAATTGTTTGCGCGGCATTTTCTCCTTGGATACTTCTATAGTGTTGATATTGCAGTCGCATGAGGAGATTAGCCATTGCAGCGACAGCACTGATAATAATAAAGTTAAAATGGTGAAAAATGGCGGGTGATCCAAGCTGCTCTGCAGCTATGCCACTAGCTAATAGGACGCAAGAATAAGCCATATATCCGCCAAGGGCATCCATCCAACCGCCGTAACTACAGGCTTCTTTCTTTACACGGGCTACATGGCCATCGATACAATCTAGAAGAGCAAAGGAATTAAAGAGAATTGCTCCTATAATAGCATGATTTCGGTGCCCTAAAGCCATCATGGTTGCTGCGACAAGCGAAACTAATAGCGAAAACAATGAAATTTGATTAGCGGATAAGCCAAGTCGAACGCAGACCCAAGCGGCCGGAAAAGATAATGGGCGCAAAATGAACTGTGTCCACAGGGGTTCCCATTTATGGGGGGGTATGAGGCTTTAATGTCTGACA is part of the Metallumcola ferriviriculae genome and harbors:
- a CDS encoding CDP-alcohol phosphatidyltransferase family protein, whose translation is MRPLSFPAAWVCVRLGLSANQISLFSLLVSLVAATMMALGHRNHAIIGAILFNSFALLDCIDGHVARVKKEACSYGGWMDALGGYMAYSCVLLASGIAAEQLGSPAIFHHFNFIIISAVAAMANLLMRLQYQHYRSIQGENAAQTIKAHKRVGANLGVTGFLMPAVLLGVIFGKLDWVVVFYALFYVSAYIIVTLRLIKTIQKIQNSFLLKRESGSES